GGAGAGAGCTCGACGGCTAGGGTTTTCGGCCTCCGGGAATTCTCTGCAGAGCTTCGCTTCAGATTTGTGATGAGGCAAAAAGGGAGGCTGCATCTCTTTTTATAGAAAAAGGGAAGGGAAACCCTAGGTTTTTGCCAAATGGGCCGTAGAGAAGCCCATATTCTTTGGGAAATTTTACGGGGCAGGAACCGGACCGTTACAATATAGATATACGTTATAAGAGAATAGTCGATGGTAGGAGGTTTAGATTCCGAAGGGCTGTTCTTGCAATTTTAAAGAAAGTTTTATGTCAATTTTCGATAAATTAAGCTTAATTGGTGGAGAAGGCAGAAGAGATGGTTGATCCGTTAACCAAACCGAAACCACCATGAAAAGAGGGAAGCACTTAACTCGCTTATATATAATTTAAAAAATACCAAGGTTTCACGTTTCTGATGCTGATCAACGTTGCATAGAATCAAAATATTATTTATTCAAAGACCAACTTAGCTAGTCGCTCTATAGTGTAGGCATACCTTGGGAGATCTAGAAGCGAAAAACTATGATTAAACGCATTAGACAGTACAGTGAGAAGTCTAAGGTTAGACTTGGACATAATCATTATTGGCTTATTATACATTAACAACCACAATAGTGAAATTAGCTTGTCCAATTCCCCTCATGCCTACAAATACGTGGGTCCAGCTTGTTAACATGATCCCATTATCCATATCTACGGAATACTTTTAAAATAATAAGGTTTATGCTTTTGTAAATGTCTAGTGTAACAAGATAATACATATCAGCCCTCTTAAGCAAATGACTATTATATTAAACACGTGGACCTACAAATACGTGGGTCCAGCTTGTTAACATGATCCCATTATCCATATCTACGCAATACTTTTAAAATAATAAGGTTTATATGCTTTTGTAAATGTCTAGTGTAACAAGATAATACATATCAGCACTCTTAAGCAAATGACTATTATATTAAACACGTGGACCTACAAATACGTGGGTCCAGCTTGTTAACATGATCCTATTATCCATATCTACCCAATAGTTTTAAAATAATACTTCCTCCGTATCACTTTAAGTGGTGTTTTGAGAAAAAAAATTGTTTCATTTTAAGTGATGTTTTCAAGTTTCCATGCAACAAAGTAAATACAACTAAATGCAATTTTATGTTTTTGACTATTTGTATTCTACAGTATGATTTTTAATTGGTTGAATTATCTGTACTTATTGTTGTTTTTATACGAACAATAAAGATTAAATAGAATTTTGTAATTCCTTAATCGGTGCGTAAAAACCTTAAAACCCACTTATCGTCATACAGAGGGACTAAGGTTTATGCTTTTGTAAATGTCTAGAGTGTAACAAGATAATACATATCAGCACTCTTAAGCGAATGAGTATTATATTAAACAATGGCAATCCGAATATGCTCTCAATTATGATGAAACAGTCAAACATCACTTCTACACTAAATTGCACTTTATCTAATACTAATATAGTTGGTCTGTCAAGTAAAGACAGCTCTGCTAAGTGAACGCAGCTTACTGTTCAAAGAAAGCATAAAAGTTACTAAAAAAAGTCAGATAAAAAAAAAGTTGACTCTGTTTTTTGCTTTCCCTTAAATAACTTTTTAGTGACAAGCAAATGTATTTCTCATACCTACAAATATTCACATAAAAGTATACAAAGCTGAAGACTTGACATGCCAAAAAAAGCTCTTACATGACAAGTAATTTGTTGATATATGACACTGTGATCCTGCATAAGCATAAGCTCCCAAGAAAAAAAAAATTGCTAGCAGATGTAGTAGGCAACATGATTGGTTTCTGGATTCATCATTCATCAAAACTGGATTTAGTTCATTCTCTTCTTCTCCTTCTCCCCATCAATCAAAACAGCAAAGAAAGTCGTGAACATAAGACATATTCCCAAATTACATTCTCAATCTATGACCACAAATGCTTAACTAATCATCAAGTTATAAGTAACATTGTAAGACAAAAAGCCTTTAACCTTAGCAGAATAGAAGAACTTATAAACCCTTCAAGCTAGAAGGAGTTCATTTCTAGACAGTACGTCCTTCTCTTAACAAGCATCTTAGCAGCTGTCTCATAAGGCTCCTCAAAAACCGAAGACACCCAATTCGCATCAGACACATCCTTCTTCGACTCACTAGGCCTTATCGCCACTAAAGTCGCACCTTTCAACACAGTTCCATCAGGCAACTCCAAACTCGGAGCATACCATAGTCTCATGTTCAAGGCAGGCACAAGGGTCCTCTTCGAAGCCGACGAAGCTGACAATGGTTTCACCCTAAGCTCCTCAAGCTGATCCTTGTTCATACAAAGCACACCTTGGCCATCTGAATCAGTGAGCACTAAGCTCTTCAACGTCTTGTGCTCTGAGATTATAGGCTGTAGCAAGTAGTGTCGTGCTGATGCGGCAATCAATGAGCTGATCGTCCATACAACACGGAGCTTTAGACCTCCGTTAGTGTAAAACGATTCCGGTATACTCCCGTTATCCTCGGAGGCGTCGGGAGCTTCAAGCGTATGAGAAATTTCCATTGGACTGGGTTGAATCACTGAGGATGCGCCGAGGATCACGCAGTTATCTAACGTTGAGCCAAACTCAGCTCTCCATTTCAACAAGACTCCTTCGTCTATACCAAGCTCGCCGCTAGGTAGCTCGATCCGCAAGTAACGAATCTCATCGAAGTTTCTCAAAACCTGCGTAGGAGAATGGTGCTTGACGCCTCCTTGTTCGATCTCTCCATTCATAGACAGAGAAGACGCGGAAGAAGATCTGTTCGTGCCGAGTAATTGACCTAAGGCTTGCAACGGCTTGACAATGCCGCCGACGACGAGGCTAAATACGGCGGAGAAAGACGAGGACGCGGCGGAGGGGGGTTTAACCGAGGAGAGGGAGGAGTTATCGTCGTCGGAGATGACGCAATCGACGCGGACGACGACGTTTTCGACCTGGGGAACGAGGGAGTGGAATCTGCGGGAGACGGCGCAGCATCGGCCGAGGGATTTGACGTCGGCGATTCTGTTGAGGACGAGGAGGAGGATCGAGTCTGGGAGCCGATCGAAGTGGTCGATTTGTTCTAGGGGTTGGGGTTCGGGGTGGATTCGTGAAGTTGGATCTGATCCGGGGATGACGGCCATTGATTGGATCTTGGATTCGGGGGAAAGTTTCTAGGGTTTCGGAGAAGGAATCGAATCGGGAATCAATGGTGTTTAGAGAAGATAACGCATGACGAAGCTTCGAGAGAGAGATGAAAATGGTGGACGACAGAGATACACGAGTTTTGTCTCTATTTTAAGCGCGTGAACATATCAGAGCGCGTGTGACATGTGAAGAGAGCGAGATAGAAAAGCAATATTGTCTGCAAAAATCTTTTCAATGTGGACGTCACCAAAGCGTTGCCTAAGGAGATAGAATTCTCAAGGGATGGTATGGAGTTTACTGCTGAGTTTCATTACCCATGGTTGCCTGCTAGATGCAATATCTGTGAGAAATGGGGTCACACAGAAAGGGTGTGTGTGAAGAATAAGAAGGAATATAAGCAAAGTGAGGGTTCTAGTGTAAGGAAGTCTCCAAAGGTGAAGAAGGATGCAAGAGAGGTAGGGGTGAAGAATATAAGCAATATATTAGAGGAGGAGATCTTGAAAGATGGAAGCTGATGTAGTAAATGGTAATGAGGTGTGTGCAAATGCCTGGCTGGCTGTTCCTCCAGATAAAGTTGGACATTCTCAATCGAATTCTCCTCAGAATAAGTTAGAGGAAGTCCTGATTTCTGAATCCAAGTTTTCAGTGTTGAGTTTGGATGAAGCTGAGGAATGGGAGATTCTGCCAGTAGTTCCGCAAGTTGTTGAAGAGGAAGATCCGGGTGTATCATATGATGTTTTGGAGTGTGACTTAATGGAGGATAAACTACTAGCAGATTGTGATAAGTTGAAAGGAAGAGTTGTATTACAAAGAGGTGGGAAGAGAGTCCAGAAGCCTAAAGCTCAAGATGCAAATCTTTTGAGTACAAGGTCTTCTAGACGAAAAAACTAATCATGGGGAGTTTCTTTTGGAATGTGCGCGGATTTAACAAAACTTTGAAACATTCTGTGGTTAGTGATTGGGTGAGAAATAAAGAAATGTTATTTGGGAGTATACTGGAAAACAAGGGTGAAGGAAACAAAGGCAGAGAAAATATTAAATACGGTGTTTGGAAGTTGGTCGCATATGACTAACTATGAAGATAGTCGTGGAGGTAGAATCTGGTTGATTTGGCGTGAGTCAGTGAGAATTACACCTGTCTACAAGTCTGATCAATTAATTACGGTTTCTGTGGGTCTGAAGGATGAAGAGGAGTTCTACTATACAAGTGTTTATGCAAGTAATATAGTGGAGGAAAGGAAGATACTATGGGAAGATCTGGTTCATCATCATAACTCTCCTATGTTTAAGAACAAAGCTTGGATGATCGCGGGAGATTTTAATGAGATATTGGAGGGGGTAGAGAACTCAAGATTTGTGGATTTGGGTAGACTTCCGGGAGGTATGAGAGATTTTCAGAGAATGATTCTTCAGTGCCATCTCACGGATATGGCTTATCAAGGTCCGCTTTTCCCTTGGTGTAACAAAAGAGAGGAGGGAGTTATTTGCAAAAAGCTGGATAGAGTATTGTTAAATGAAGAAGCATTGCATAGATTTAATAATGCTTACTCGGTATTTGAGGCAGGGGGTTGCTCAGACCACATGAGGTGTAAGATTCAGTTGCTTCCTCCAAATGAGAAGATAAGGAGACCTTTCAAATATGTCAATGCTATTGGGAGTCTGCCAATGTTTCTTCCTAAAATTAAGGAGTATTGGGATGGAACTGTGCCGTTATACCATTCAACCTCAGCCATGTACAGGTTCTCTAAAAAACTCAAGAATCTGAAACCTTTAATAAGAGAGCTAGGAAAAGAGCAGTTGGGGAATCTCTCTGTTAGAGCTAAGGAGGCTTTTAGTCTACTGTGTGAAAAGCAAAGTGCTACGCTAACCAATCCTAGTGATTTGGCTATTCATGAGGAAGCTGTTGCGTATGACAAATGGTTGAATATTGCGGGGTTAGAAGAGGATTTCTTGAAGCAAAAAGCAAAGTTGTTTTGGTTGGATGTTGGGGATCAGAATAATAAGACTTTTCATAGAGCCATCAAAACAAGGCAAACTCAGAATATGATCCGTGAGATAAGATGTGAAAGTGGCATCTTAGTTGCTTCTCACTCGGACATAAAGACTGAGGCTGAGAGATTCTTCTCGGGCTTTCTTAACCAGTGTCCACAAAACTATCAGGGGGTTTCAGAGGAAGAGCTGCAGGATGTGTTAAAATTTCGATGCTCATCTGTGGAGTGTAGTATGTTGGAAGCAGAAGTATCTGATGAGGAAGTTCGTAGAGTATTATTTGAGATGCCAAGCAACAAGTCTCCTGGGCCAGACGGATTTCCAAGCGAATTTTTTAAAACTACTTGGTCTGTGATTGCCAAAGACTTCACTGTGGCAGTACAGTCCGTATTCCGGTTTGGGTTCCTGCCAAAGGGAGTAAACTCTACTACTCTAGCTTTGATTCCGAAGAAGGTGGATTCTCTAGAGATGAAGGATTATCGTCCGATAGCGTGCTGCAATGTTTTATACAAAGTGTTATCAAAATTTTTGGCTAATCGGTTGAAGAAGCTACTACCAAATATTATTACAGANNNNNNNNNNNNNNNNNNNNNNNNNNNNNNNNNNNNNNNNNNNNNNNNNNNNNNNNNNNNNNNNNNNNNNNNNNNNNNNNNNNNNNNNNNNNNNNNNNNNNNNNNNNNNNNNNNNNNNNNNNNNNNNNNNNNNNNNNNNNNNNNNNNNNNNNNNNNNNNNNNNNNNNNNNNNNNNNNNNNNNNNNNNNNNNNNNNNNNNNNNNNNNNNNNNNNNNNNNNNNNNNNNNNNNNNNNNNGGCTGTGGGGGAGAGGAAGTTCAGTTTTCATCCGCGATGTAAATCTATTTCACTTACACATCTATGCTTTGCGGATGATTTGATGGTCTTTGTGGAAGGTTCGAAGGAGTCTATTGAAGGCGCTCTCTCAGCTTTTGATGAGTTTGAGGTGTGGTCGGGCCTTCGCATCAGTTTGGAAAAATCCACCATTTATATGGCAGGAATTTCCGAGCCAGTGAAGAGAGCTATTCTAACCAATTTTCCATTTGCTGAAGGAGACTTACCGGTTAGATACCTTGGCTTACCTTTAATGTCTCAAGCCATGAGGAAGCACGACTATCTCCCTTTGGTGGAAAAGATCAGAAACAAGATTAGTTCATGGACGTGCAGATTCCTATCATATGCTGGACGTCTTCAACTTATAAAAGCTGTATTGATGAGTATCGTGAACTTCTGGGCAGCGGTATTTCGTCTTCCAAGCAAATGTATCAAGGAAGTGGAACAACTCTGCTCTACTTTTTTATGGACAGGTCCTGTGCTTAAGTCAACTAATGCTAAAGTTGCGTGGAAGGATGTTTGTCGGTTAAAAAATGAGGGAGGTCTTGGGTTAAGAGATCTTAAGGAAGTAAATAAGGTGTNNNNNNNNNNNNNNNNNNNNNNNNNNNNNNNNNNNNNNNNNNNNNNNNNNNNNNNNNNNNNNNNNNNNNNNNNNNNNNNNNNNNNNNNNNNNNNNNNNNNNNNNNNNNNNNNNNNNNNNNNNNNNNNNNNNNNNNNNNNNNNNNNNNNNNNNNNNNNNNNNNNNNNNNNNNNNNNNNNNNNNNNNNNNNNNNNNNNNNNNNNNNNNNNNNNNNNNNNNNNNNNNNNNNNNNNNNNNNNNNNNNNNNNNNNNNNNNNNNNNNNNNNNNNNNNNNNNNNNNNNNNNNNNNNNNNNNNNNNNNNNNNNNNNNNNNNNNNNNNNNNNNNNNNNNNNNNNNNNNNNNNNNNNNNNNNNNNNNNNNNNNNNNNNNNNNNNNNNNNNNNNNNNNNNNNNNNNNNNNNNNNNNNNNNNNNNNNNNNNNNNNNNNNNNNNNNNNNNNNNNNNNNNNNNNNNNNNNNNNNNNNNNNNNNNNNNNNNNNNNNNNNNNNNNNNNNNNNNNNNNNNNNNNNNNNNNNNNNNNNNNNNNNNNNNNNNNNNNNNNNNNNNNNNNNNNNNNNNNNNNNNNNNNNNNNNNNNNNNNNNNNNNNNNNNNNNNNNNNNNNNNNNNNNNNNNNNNNNNNNNNNNNNNNNNNNNNNNNNNNNNNNNNNNNNNNNNNNNNNNNNNNNNNNNNNNNNNNNNNNNNNNNNNNNNNNNNNNNNNNNNNNNNNNNNNNNNAAGAAACCATTTGTTCTTTATGTGTGCTTACACTTCTCAGATTTGGGAACATATTGCAAGGGGTGTTCTCTGTAGTTCTTACACCAATGTATGGTCTGAGATAGTAAGCATTATTGGAGACGAAACCATGGAAAGGAAGCGGCTGTTCTGTGTGAGATATGCTTTTCAAGCGGTTCTATATGCGGTTTGGAGGGAGCGTAACAAGATCATTCATGGTGAAAAGTTGTTACCTCTGTCTACATTGAAGAGTATGATTGATAAAGGGATACGTAACAAGATCACTTTGATGAGGAACCATGGAGTGAAAGGAATGGGGGAGCTTATGTAATTCTGGTTTCTTACTAGAGTGTGATTTTCTTAGAAAGTAGATGCATAGTATAAAAGTTATCTCATTAAACTAGGGTCACACTTGATGTATACAGGCTTTTTTGATGAATAAGAATTTAACATTCATTCAAAAAAAAAAAAAAAAAAAATTACCCTAGAGGACATTATCACTTTGGAATTACACTTGACACTTTCCACTTGCGATATTTGTCTTTTTTATCTTCGACTTAGGCACAACTATACATTCTTAACTTTCTCTAACTAATCTCATCTCAACTAGATAAAAATAAAAAAAAACTAATTAGAAATACAAACCTAAGTTTCTAATCTCTTTCTTATCAATACTTTCCGAATTCAGATTTACTTTACTCAGTTCTCAGATTTACTTTAGAATTTCAAATTTTTTCATCTTCTTCAATTTGTAAAACACTACGAAAACCAAACTCATCTTCTGCTTTGTCTATCATATCTCTTGTTTCAAACAGTTCAGATAAAAAGAGCTAAAATGATTGGATTTTTTAATAAAACCCAGAAACAAAGTGAGGTTAGTTGCTTCTCAACTCATACCATATTTGTCTGGATTATGGAGTTTTAACTTGTTTATCCAAGTTTAGATTCTATAAGATTCATTTTTGTTTTGTTGGTTTCTTAGAGTCGTTGTGGATTTCAAAACTCAGATCTGGGAAGTTTCAATTTTAATTTTGATGGGTAGAGTGCGGTGTGGACTCAGGAGGGGTACATGGGTGGTATGTGGATGGGGTTTGTGTGGCTGGGCGGTGTGTGGATGGTTGATGTGGAGATGGGTGATATGTGGATGGGGCGTCATGGTATTGCTCTGTGTGGACATGATCTCCAAGGATTAGCGGGGTGACTTCTGGTGATGTCTTGTTTGGTGAAGTGGGTGCATGTGAGCCGTCCGCAGCCAATTGACTGATTAATAACATTGCAGTTGATGTTGCAGTAATGGGAGCTATGTCATGGTTATATTGGAAGCTTTTCAGGTCTATAAATCTGCATACGAAGATCTCTTTTGTTGTCCTATATGTGCATTTTTTGTTTACTCTTTTTGACTTTACAAAGATTATTATTTTATAGTTGCATATCACACATAACCCAAACGTTGGTTCAATCTATTACGCAACTTATGTTCTCGTTTATTGAATTTTCTATAACATATATATAGTTATGACCACATCCATATTTCTCATGCCATCCACAAGTTCTACTTCAAACCTCGACTTTCGCCAAACTTGCAGTTTCAATCCACAAAGAAGATTTCTCATCCACACAACAAATGTCCACACATCATCTAAGTATCCACACTTGTCGTTTTCATTAAGAGCCAAATTGTCCGCAATCTATAACTTGTCCACAACAAAGTGTGTCACATGTAAGAAGTATACGTAGATGTAAAGAAAAGTCAAAAGTGTCCCTAAGTATAATCAACTTTTTTTAATCGACGGTGAGACAATTTTTTTGTATTTAATTGATTTATATGAGCATGTATTGTATTTAGCCCAGACGAAAATCTGTTATATAACTCGATATATACTCATAACGGACTTTATAGTTCCACATGAAATATCCTAAGGCTTTTATTTTTTTCTAAATATTAATAAAATAAAATATTTGGTTGACAAGAGTGGAAGAAAGAAAACAATTCTCAAAAAAAAATAGAACATGTAATAAGCAAAGTCAAAACCAAAAAAAAAAAAGATGCATAAGGACATCTACAACTCTACTCCATTTCCTGCTATAGACATCATTTTGGAGTAAAATCTTCTCCAACTTCACTCTATTTTTAACTATCTTACTCATTGCTCTATTTTTGAATTGAACTTTTTTTTATTTATAAAATAGTCCTTTAAATCTTTAATGTTATTATTTCTTACTTAAATAATCTTTAATGTTCTTATTTCTTACGATCACTTGATAATTTTACATAAAGATGCATAAAATAATTAGAAAAAACAAAAAAAAAACATAATTAATTGAAATAAAGATAACATAAAATAAGTGATTTAATAATCTGGCAAATCTCTTCCGGATCCACTAAGATCGGTGAAGTATTGCCCAAACGGAGAAGATTGAGAAAGAGCTTGTGATTCAGCATTTCACTTTGATATAATTTGAATTTGTTGAATATACGCACATACATTTAGATCTTGTATGGAACTCAAATCACAAAGCAAAACTTTGTTTTCTTATTTAAGTGCATGATTTTTTTTTTGCATCTCCATATGGTGCATCCTTTCTGCACTTGTCTACTTTAATTGTTCTAAGAGTTGTTTACTTCCTTCTTCTAAAGTTTTTATAACCGTTTATGCTTGATCATCAAGTTTTCTTTTCATTTTTGACTTTTTCACCCCACTTGGATGTTGAGAGGAAGATCCACTGATAATTTCGTCATCATTGTTTGAAGTTTAGAGAAAATGAAAACAAACCTGGAGATACTTGTGTCAGAGAATTAATGACATGATCATTAGGAGAGGTGGCATCATCAATAAACGTTTTAAGGGTTTTAATCATATTCCAAACATGATCAAATTTTCAATCCGTTTTGAATTGTGGATCTTTATTTAACATTATTATGGCTTGATTAAACTGCATATTATTAAGAATAAAAATCACAAATTTGAAAAGCTCCACCTCTAGATATCGAAATTGCATAAGATGAAAATGTTTGATTTCGAAATTTTCTTGTTAGTTTTATGTATAAAGAAGCTCATTTTTCATTATGAAATGCATTAGTTGATCATTTGTTGAAAAATATTATAATGCTCATTATTAAACCAATATATATATTGTCTTTTTCGTAATGATTTTTTGTAGTTTTAATAATAAATGTTTATTTTAATAATTTATATTTTAAGATAATTTTGTAAACATAAAATAGTTGGGGTTAATTGGTAAATTTTTATAATTATAAAGAAAGAATCATTTTAAAATATTATTTTTGGAGTAGAAAATAGAGTACTACATTGGAGTAAAACCTAACTCCATTTTGGTGTTGCACCATTTTGGAGTAAAAAATGAAGTAATACATTGGAGATGCTCTAATGCACTCATGAGGCGTGACTGGTTTTCTCGTTACCACCTGCAAACTCAGCTTTTGCGGTTGATAGTGGTTGTTAGCGTTTTGCAACAATCACACAAAACACTCAAACCACTACAAACCTCGTAAAAGCAAAAGCTGGTTCCCGCTAGCGTTTGCGGTTGCGGACGGATAAATAAATATAAAAATATTTTTAAAATTTTTTTAATTCTAAATTTTAAATTAAAATATTTTATATAATATATATTTTTATATTTTAAATTAAATTCACTAATAGATAATTTTTATTTTATAAGAACTTCAAACCAAAACTATTCAATATAAATGAAATTAAATATTTTTTAAAAATTCTAATATAAATTTTCAAAATAAATTTTATTGAAATTATAACTTTCATTTAAACTAAAAAGTAAAAAAAATGTAATATTGTTATTAATATTTATTATATTTTGTCATAGTAGTATTTTTTTGATATTTTTATAACATTAAAATGTGTTAATATTGATAATTTATTAT
This genomic interval from Brassica oleracea var. oleracea cultivar TO1000 chromosome C2, BOL, whole genome shotgun sequence contains the following:
- the LOC106320942 gene encoding F-box protein At5g46170-like, whose amino-acid sequence is MAVIPGSDPTSRIHPEPQPLEQIDHFDRLPDSILLLVLNRIADVKSLGRCCAVSRRFHSLVPQVENVVVRVDCVISDDDNSSLSSVKPPSAASSSFSAVFSLVVGGIVKPLQALGQLLGTNRSSSASSLSMNGEIEQGGVKHHSPTQVLRNFDEIRYLRIELPSGELGIDEGVLLKWRAEFGSTLDNCVILGASSVIQPSPMEISHTLEAPDASEDNGSIPESFYTNGGLKLRVVWTISSLIAASARHYLLQPIISEHKTLKSLVLTDSDGQGVLCMNKDQLEELRVKPLSASSASKRTLVPALNMRLWYAPSLELPDGTVLKGATLVAIRPSESKKDVSDANWVSSVFEEPYETAAKMLVKRRTYCLEMNSF